The following are encoded in a window of Mycobacterium vicinigordonae genomic DNA:
- a CDS encoding glycosyl hydrolase family 65 protein, protein MSEWPAVIDRRYHDAVLLELDAVLTEDGLVRAWDSTVALLRRLREVGITTLAYSGRADYARALDAVGLRELFDDALTTDQSGARPLFTALTESVLRLGIPPRRCVVVAWNLETASIGAAATFALLVGIDGDRPGTVLVPPDGADAMVADLAEISVQAGGVAVSALPDALLSYSQLKELITCRRPTVFVDFDTTLDTGIGKSRAGSPTEDESGAALAELASQCQVVVLCDRDLDEVREHLKGEGLWFVDGRGQRVIVPDNACRGLARTDLDDEPAQLRRNTRWHRGKTVQWVLDLAALGSGAGDAETVLPIFIGRGLPDEDAFDAVRFGGLAIVVRGDGDGQAMTSAASFRLDGTASVVELLRRLAADLHGDLMKPDEAWELTYHDYDPDSERLRETLCTVGNGYLATRGCAPEATASPAHYAGTYAAGIYNSLTDQIAGRTIENESLVNLPNWLSLTFRIDGGAWFSVDDAELLAYRQKLDLRDATLTRELRYRDSAGRTTTMTQQRFASMHQPHVVAMRTTLRAENWSGTVEFQSLVDGSVQNTMVERYQALSSTHLTGTAIEHPAPDCVMLRTLTSQSQIPIAVAARNTVWRDAAPAAAQYSAVCEDQRGGHRIEMAIAEGEAISLEKVATVFTGRDSAISEPARTAWRCLEEAERYDHLHRQHARAWARLWEQCSVGLNDGAKALRILRLHLVHLLQTLSPHTAELDAGVPARGLHGEAYRGHIFWDALFVAPVLSLRMPNVTRSLLLYWYRRLPEARSAARRAGHLGAMFPWQSGSDGREASQELHLNPKSGRWNPDPSARAHHVGLAVAYKTWQHYQVTGDRQYLIDYGAEMLVEIARFWVSLAIFDNERGRYVIRGVIGPDEFHSGYPGHEYDGIDNNAYSNVMAVWVITQAMAALELLPLRERLDLTARIGLTTAELTRWTHVSRRMFVPFHDGVISQFEGYSELAELDWEGYRLQYGNIQRLDRILEAENDSVNRYKASKQADVLMLFYLLSTEELLGLFGRLDYHFTPAQIPRTIDYYLGRTSHGSTLSAVVHSWVLARSNRDNALEYFDEVLDSDVADIQGGTTAEGIHLAAMAGSVDLLQRCFTGLETRDDRLVLGPHWPGGMGPIEFPFVYRGQRLHLRVSGRSASLTAEVGGHGSIDVECRGQVHRLAPGQTIEVT, encoded by the coding sequence GTGAGCGAATGGCCGGCAGTCATCGACAGGCGCTACCACGACGCGGTGCTTCTGGAACTCGACGCGGTCCTCACCGAGGACGGCTTGGTCCGTGCCTGGGATTCCACGGTCGCGCTGCTGCGGCGGCTGCGCGAGGTGGGCATCACCACGCTCGCCTACTCTGGTAGAGCCGACTACGCACGCGCGCTGGACGCGGTGGGCCTACGCGAGCTGTTCGATGATGCTCTCACGACAGACCAATCCGGCGCCCGGCCGCTGTTTACCGCGTTGACCGAATCGGTTCTGCGCCTGGGCATTCCGCCGCGGCGATGTGTGGTCGTCGCGTGGAACCTGGAAACGGCCTCCATCGGCGCCGCAGCCACCTTCGCACTGCTGGTCGGAATCGACGGCGACCGGCCGGGCACGGTTCTGGTGCCGCCGGACGGTGCGGATGCGATGGTTGCCGACCTCGCCGAGATCTCGGTGCAGGCGGGCGGCGTCGCCGTGTCTGCGTTACCGGATGCGTTGCTGTCCTACAGCCAGCTAAAGGAACTCATCACCTGCCGGCGCCCGACGGTGTTCGTCGACTTCGACACGACTCTGGATACCGGGATAGGGAAATCCCGTGCGGGTTCTCCGACCGAAGATGAGTCCGGCGCCGCGCTGGCAGAACTGGCTAGCCAATGTCAAGTCGTCGTCCTTTGCGACCGTGACCTTGACGAGGTTCGCGAGCACCTCAAAGGCGAAGGTTTGTGGTTCGTCGACGGTCGGGGCCAGCGAGTGATCGTCCCGGACAATGCCTGCCGTGGTCTCGCACGCACAGATCTCGACGATGAGCCGGCGCAGCTCCGCCGAAATACACGATGGCACAGGGGAAAAACAGTGCAATGGGTGCTCGACCTGGCCGCGCTGGGGTCCGGCGCCGGCGATGCTGAGACCGTGTTGCCCATCTTCATCGGGCGCGGCCTGCCCGACGAGGACGCTTTCGACGCCGTCCGGTTCGGCGGCTTGGCCATCGTCGTTCGAGGGGACGGCGATGGCCAAGCCATGACTTCCGCAGCCTCGTTTCGGCTCGACGGCACCGCCTCGGTGGTCGAACTGCTGCGCCGGCTGGCCGCCGATTTGCACGGTGACCTGATGAAGCCGGACGAGGCGTGGGAGCTCACCTACCACGACTACGACCCGGACAGCGAGCGGCTACGGGAGACCTTGTGTACCGTCGGCAACGGATATCTCGCTACCCGGGGTTGCGCACCGGAGGCTACCGCTTCGCCCGCGCACTACGCGGGAACCTACGCCGCCGGCATCTACAATTCGCTGACAGACCAGATCGCGGGCCGGACCATCGAAAACGAGAGTTTGGTCAACCTCCCCAATTGGTTGTCTTTGACGTTCCGTATCGACGGCGGGGCGTGGTTTAGCGTCGATGACGCCGAATTGTTGGCGTACCGGCAGAAATTGGACCTCAGGGATGCCACGCTGACGCGCGAACTTCGCTACCGGGACAGCGCGGGACGGACCACCACGATGACCCAGCAGCGGTTCGCGTCGATGCACCAGCCGCACGTGGTGGCGATGCGCACCACACTTAGGGCTGAAAACTGGTCCGGGACAGTGGAATTCCAATCATTGGTGGATGGATCGGTACAGAACACCATGGTCGAGCGGTATCAGGCCCTGTCGAGCACCCACCTCACCGGCACCGCGATAGAGCACCCGGCGCCCGACTGCGTAATGCTACGAACGCTCACCTCTCAATCGCAGATCCCGATCGCGGTCGCGGCGCGCAACACGGTGTGGCGGGACGCTGCGCCCGCCGCGGCTCAGTATTCGGCGGTGTGTGAGGACCAGCGCGGCGGCCACCGCATCGAAATGGCCATCGCGGAGGGTGAAGCGATCAGCCTGGAAAAGGTCGCCACCGTGTTCACCGGTCGCGACTCCGCGATTTCTGAGCCGGCCCGGACGGCCTGGCGATGCCTTGAGGAAGCCGAGCGCTACGATCACCTGCACCGCCAGCACGCACGCGCCTGGGCTCGCCTGTGGGAGCAGTGCAGCGTCGGATTGAACGACGGCGCAAAGGCATTGCGGATTCTGCGCCTGCACCTGGTGCATCTGCTGCAAACCCTTTCGCCGCACACCGCCGAACTCGACGCCGGCGTTCCCGCCCGTGGGCTGCACGGTGAGGCCTACCGGGGGCATATTTTCTGGGACGCGCTGTTCGTGGCCCCGGTGCTGAGCCTGCGGATGCCGAACGTCACCCGCTCCCTGTTGTTGTACTGGTACCGGCGACTGCCCGAAGCCCGAAGCGCCGCTCGCCGCGCTGGCCACCTCGGCGCAATGTTTCCGTGGCAATCGGGCAGCGACGGGCGCGAGGCAAGTCAGGAACTTCATCTCAATCCCAAATCCGGTCGCTGGAACCCGGATCCGAGCGCACGAGCACACCATGTCGGTCTGGCCGTCGCATACAAGACCTGGCAGCACTACCAGGTGACCGGTGATCGCCAGTACCTCATCGACTATGGCGCCGAAATGCTGGTCGAGATCGCGCGATTCTGGGTAAGCCTGGCTATTTTCGACAACGAGCGCGGCCGCTACGTGATCCGTGGCGTCATCGGCCCCGACGAATTCCATTCCGGCTATCCGGGCCACGAGTACGACGGCATCGATAACAACGCCTACTCGAACGTGATGGCGGTGTGGGTGATCACGCAGGCGATGGCAGCCCTGGAGCTGCTTCCGCTGCGGGAGCGACTCGATCTGACCGCCCGAATCGGTTTGACGACAGCCGAACTCACCAGATGGACGCATGTGAGTCGGCGCATGTTCGTACCCTTCCACGACGGGGTGATTAGCCAGTTCGAGGGGTATTCGGAACTCGCCGAGCTGGACTGGGAAGGATATCGGCTGCAGTACGGCAACATTCAGCGTCTCGACCGAATCCTTGAAGCCGAAAACGACAGTGTCAACCGATACAAGGCGTCCAAGCAGGCCGACGTGCTGATGCTGTTCTATCTGCTCTCCACCGAGGAGTTGCTTGGCTTGTTCGGGCGGCTCGATTACCACTTCACTCCTGCGCAAATCCCGCGGACGATCGACTACTACCTGGGCCGAACCTCGCATGGATCGACGCTTAGTGCTGTCGTGCATTCCTGGGTGCTGGCTCGTTCAAACCGGGACAATGCGCTGGAGTATTTCGACGAGGTCCTCGACTCCGACGTCGCCGACATCCAGGGCGGCACCACCGCCGAAGGGATCCATCTGGCGGCAATGGCGGGCAGCGTGGATCTCCTGCAGCGGTGTTTCACCGGACTGGAGACCCGCGACGACCGCCTGGTGCTGGGGCCGCACTGGCCCGGCGGCATGGGGCCCATCGAGTTCCCGTTCGTGTATCGCGGTCAACGCCTTCATCTTCGGGTCAGCGGTCGAAGTGCGAGTCTGACCGCGGAAGTTGGGGGTCACGGTTCGATCGACGTCGAATGCCGTGGGCAGGTACACCGGCTGGCTCCAGGGCAGACCATCGAGGTCACCTGA
- a CDS encoding universal stress protein has product MNPLNAKSVTVGVNGSQAAVNAAKWAIDEAVSRQVPLRLVYVIAANGLTASDWDLERAETALSQAECAVQSAAREEGTFVEVDTVVLSGDPAQVLVDESQDTALVCVGTARRGWATDGSLGPTAAALVAGAHCPVAVIRTNYDGSPTRLGVIAVVLNDEADNDEVVRAAMEEGRRRHAMVRQIDRRVDSWVRRYPDVPVQVVAAGTGHELAGKHGGAIDLAVIGEADADTLPGLATPNCHPILGYPDCSVLLVRH; this is encoded by the coding sequence ATGAACCCACTCAACGCCAAGTCGGTGACCGTGGGCGTCAACGGTTCACAAGCCGCGGTCAACGCGGCGAAGTGGGCGATCGACGAGGCCGTCAGCCGCCAGGTGCCGCTTCGGCTGGTGTACGTGATCGCAGCCAACGGACTCACAGCCTCCGACTGGGACCTTGAGCGTGCCGAAACGGCGCTTTCGCAGGCGGAGTGCGCCGTGCAGAGCGCAGCACGCGAGGAAGGTACGTTCGTCGAGGTTGACACGGTGGTGTTGTCCGGCGACCCCGCCCAGGTTCTGGTCGACGAATCTCAAGATACGGCCCTGGTCTGCGTGGGCACCGCCCGGCGCGGCTGGGCGACCGACGGATCTCTGGGGCCGACTGCCGCCGCATTGGTGGCTGGTGCGCACTGCCCGGTGGCGGTCATCCGCACCAACTACGACGGTTCCCCGACTCGCCTCGGAGTGATCGCGGTGGTGCTGAACGACGAAGCCGACAACGACGAAGTCGTGCGAGCGGCAATGGAGGAAGGCCGACGCCGGCACGCGATGGTGCGTCAGATCGACCGTCGCGTGGACAGCTGGGTCCGCCGCTATCCTGACGTTCCTGTTCAGGTGGTCGCCGCGGGCACTGGTCACGAATTGGCCGGAAAGCATGGCGGTGCAATAGATCTCGCGGTTATCGGAGAGGCGGACGCGGACACGCTGCCGGGCCTGGCCACGCCGAACTGCCATCCGATCCTAGGCTATCCGGACTGCTCGGTGCTGCTGGTGCGGCACTGA
- a CDS encoding 1-phosphofructokinase family hexose kinase yields the protein MVSPAGPLAGLPRIVTLTMNPALDVTTAVGVVRATEKLRCSSTRYDPGGGGVNVARIASVLGGSVFAVFPAGGSTGGLLTKLLSDEDVSFAEIPINAATRESFTVNETSTGRQYRFVLPGPLLSDREQARCLQELRMAARSAQFVVASGSLPPGVPDDFYDRVAELCRAVGALLILDTSGAALGCVTSGVYLLKVSVRELRECVGRELLTEADQLEAAQELITFGRAQVVVVSLGSHGALLATADAGLRFPAVPMDGGSGVGAGDAMVAGITVGLSRGWTLPEAIRLGIAAGAAMLLTPGTAACSAADVNSLLELAAQPLDVTRAGTAGEAERPLPK from the coding sequence ATGGTTAGTCCGGCCGGGCCGCTCGCAGGATTGCCGCGGATCGTCACGCTGACGATGAATCCGGCGCTCGACGTCACCACAGCGGTGGGGGTGGTGCGGGCGACCGAGAAACTACGCTGCAGCTCTACCCGCTACGACCCGGGCGGTGGGGGCGTCAACGTCGCCCGGATCGCCAGTGTTCTGGGTGGTTCGGTATTCGCGGTGTTCCCCGCGGGCGGATCGACCGGTGGCCTGCTGACGAAACTGCTCAGCGACGAGGACGTGTCCTTCGCCGAGATTCCGATCAACGCCGCCACCCGGGAGAGCTTCACCGTCAACGAAACCAGCACTGGCCGCCAATACCGGTTTGTCCTTCCCGGACCCCTGTTGAGTGACCGGGAACAGGCCAGATGTCTGCAGGAGCTGCGAATGGCGGCTCGCTCGGCGCAGTTCGTGGTGGCCAGCGGCAGCTTGCCCCCCGGTGTGCCCGACGACTTCTACGACAGGGTCGCCGAGCTGTGCCGCGCCGTGGGTGCGTTGCTGATTCTGGATACATCGGGTGCGGCCCTCGGGTGCGTCACATCCGGTGTGTACCTGCTGAAGGTGAGCGTGCGTGAACTACGGGAATGCGTCGGACGTGAATTGCTCACCGAGGCAGACCAATTGGAAGCTGCGCAGGAGCTCATCACCTTCGGGCGAGCCCAGGTCGTGGTGGTGTCGCTAGGCTCGCACGGGGCGCTGCTCGCGACGGCAGACGCCGGCCTGCGATTTCCGGCCGTTCCGATGGACGGGGGTAGCGGGGTCGGGGCCGGTGACGCGATGGTCGCCGGGATCACGGTGGGTTTGAGCCGGGGCTGGACGCTGCCCGAGGCGATCCGGCTCGGCATCGCCGCGGGCGCCGCGATGCTGTTGACCCCGGGTACAGCGGCCTGCTCGGCCGCGGACGTGAACAGTTTGCTCGAACTGGCCGCACAGCCTCTCGACGTCACACGTGCGGGCACTGCAGGTGAGGCCGAACGGCCCCTGCCTAAATGA
- a CDS encoding erythromycin esterase family protein, giving the protein MTSAASDSPRRVFRDRREAGKVLAGLLSAYRDRPDVLVLGLARGGVPVAWEVAAGLHVPLDAFIVRKLGAPGHEEFAVGALASGGRVVINDDMVRALRITPQQLRDVADREGRELARREAAYRDGRLPVAVAGKTVLLVDDGLATGASMFAAVQALREAEPAELVIAVPAAPESTCAEFAAVVDDVVCASMPTPFMAVGESYWDFSQVSDEEVRRLLATPTTGIPVIRPSTPTPAEVLNVAAINSPQGIPPSDVLEAIVGDARVVLIGESSHGTHEFYEARAEITKWLIEEKGFIGVAAEADWPDAYRVNRYVRSLGEDADAEQALRGFERFPGWMWRNTVVRDFAEWLRGHNERQTSVGGRQAGFYGLDLYSLHRSMGEVVTYLEKVDPAAAARARNRYACFDHNSADDGQAYGFAAAFGAGPSCEHEVIEQLVELQRNAFAYLSSDGPLAQDELFYAQQNAQTVRNAEEYYRAMFSGRVTSWNLRDQHMAQTLEALLMHLDRDRDSPSARIAVWAHNSHVGDATATEVWADGQLTLGQLVRQRYGDEARLIGLSTYSGTVTAASEWGGVAERKVVRPALVGSVEGLFHETGRQAFLVSALVDQRAAAPLADVRLGRAIGVIYQPATERQSHYFHVRPLGQFDAMIHIDHTRALEPLERTSRWIAGETPETYPSGL; this is encoded by the coding sequence ATGACCAGCGCAGCGTCGGACTCCCCGAGGCGCGTTTTCCGTGACCGCCGCGAGGCCGGCAAAGTGCTGGCTGGGCTGTTGAGCGCGTACCGTGACCGTCCCGACGTGCTGGTACTCGGCCTGGCCCGCGGCGGTGTGCCCGTCGCGTGGGAGGTGGCGGCGGGACTGCACGTTCCGCTGGACGCGTTCATCGTCCGAAAGCTGGGTGCACCGGGCCACGAAGAGTTCGCCGTCGGAGCTTTGGCGAGCGGTGGCCGCGTTGTGATCAACGACGACATGGTGCGGGCTCTGCGGATCACCCCCCAACAGCTGCGTGACGTCGCCGACCGTGAAGGCCGCGAGCTGGCTCGCCGCGAAGCGGCCTATCGGGACGGCCGTCTGCCGGTAGCGGTGGCGGGCAAGACCGTGCTACTCGTCGACGACGGATTGGCCACTGGTGCAAGCATGTTCGCGGCTGTGCAGGCATTGCGTGAGGCCGAGCCGGCCGAGCTGGTTATTGCAGTGCCGGCCGCTCCGGAATCAACGTGCGCAGAGTTCGCCGCCGTGGTCGACGACGTGGTATGCGCATCGATGCCTACCCCGTTCATGGCGGTAGGGGAGTCGTATTGGGACTTCAGCCAGGTCAGTGACGAGGAGGTTCGCCGACTGCTCGCTACCCCGACTACCGGTATCCCGGTGATCAGGCCTTCGACGCCGACGCCCGCGGAGGTACTCAATGTTGCGGCGATCAATTCGCCCCAGGGCATTCCGCCGAGCGACGTGCTGGAGGCGATCGTTGGCGACGCGCGAGTGGTGCTGATCGGGGAGAGTTCGCACGGCACACACGAGTTTTACGAGGCGCGCGCCGAGATCACCAAATGGTTGATCGAGGAGAAGGGGTTCATCGGGGTCGCCGCCGAGGCGGACTGGCCGGACGCTTACCGGGTCAATCGTTACGTCCGCAGCCTGGGTGAGGACGCCGACGCCGAGCAGGCGCTGCGCGGATTCGAGCGCTTCCCCGGCTGGATGTGGCGCAACACCGTGGTTCGCGACTTCGCCGAGTGGCTGCGCGGACACAACGAGCGGCAAACGTCAGTGGGCGGGCGCCAGGCCGGTTTCTATGGGCTGGATCTGTACAGCCTGCATCGGTCGATGGGCGAAGTGGTCACCTACCTCGAGAAGGTCGACCCGGCCGCGGCGGCCCGGGCGCGGAACCGCTACGCCTGCTTCGACCACAACAGCGCCGACGACGGCCAGGCGTACGGTTTTGCGGCCGCGTTCGGCGCCGGCCCTAGCTGCGAACACGAGGTGATCGAACAGCTGGTGGAGCTACAGCGAAACGCGTTCGCGTACCTGAGCAGCGACGGACCGCTGGCACAGGACGAGCTGTTCTATGCCCAGCAGAATGCGCAGACGGTGCGCAACGCCGAGGAGTACTACCGCGCGATGTTCAGCGGACGGGTTACTTCCTGGAACCTGCGCGACCAGCACATGGCGCAGACCCTCGAGGCGCTGCTTATGCACCTGGATCGGGATCGCGACTCGCCCTCTGCCCGAATTGCGGTGTGGGCGCACAACTCTCACGTCGGCGATGCGACGGCGACCGAGGTCTGGGCCGATGGGCAGCTTACGCTCGGGCAGCTGGTGCGTCAGCGCTACGGCGACGAGGCGCGGCTGATTGGGTTGAGCACCTACTCGGGCACGGTGACCGCGGCCAGCGAGTGGGGCGGCGTCGCCGAGCGCAAGGTGGTTCGGCCGGCGCTGGTGGGCAGCGTCGAAGGGCTGTTCCACGAGACCGGGCGGCAGGCGTTCCTGGTGTCCGCGCTCGTGGACCAGCGGGCCGCGGCACCACTGGCTGACGTGCGGCTCGGCCGCGCCATCGGAGTGATTTATCAGCCGGCCACCGAGCGGCAGAGCCACTATTTCCACGTGCGACCGCTCGGTCAGTTCGACGCGATGATCCATATCGATCACACCCGCGCGCTGGAACCACTCGAGCGCACCAGCCGGTGGATAGCGGGCGAGACACCGGAAACCTATCCGAGCGGCCTGTAA
- a CDS encoding pyridoxamine 5'-phosphate oxidase family protein: MPVSGEGVTILSEHECWDLLSSVPIGRLVTSVDARPEIFPVNFAVQRRTVLFRTAEGTKLISTAINNHVVFEADEYTLAEGWSVIVKGVARSVRDDEDLEEAERAQLLSWTAPTKTHYVRVLPELVTGRRFRFTPR, encoded by the coding sequence ATGCCGGTGTCCGGCGAGGGAGTCACGATCCTCTCAGAGCACGAATGTTGGGATCTGTTGAGCAGTGTGCCGATCGGGCGGCTGGTCACCAGCGTCGACGCGCGGCCGGAGATCTTTCCGGTCAACTTCGCCGTGCAACGCCGAACCGTCCTCTTCCGCACCGCCGAAGGCACCAAGCTGATCAGCACCGCGATCAACAACCACGTCGTATTCGAGGCCGACGAGTACACCCTCGCCGAGGGATGGAGCGTGATCGTCAAGGGCGTCGCGCGCTCGGTGCGCGACGACGAAGACCTCGAGGAGGCCGAGCGCGCGCAGCTGCTGTCCTGGACCGCGCCAACGAAAACGCATTACGTGCGAGTGCTTCCCGAACTGGTCACCGGCCGCAGGTTCCGCTTCACGCCTCGGTGA
- a CDS encoding hydrogenase maturation protease codes for MTARTIVVGLGNRFRRDDAVGILAAEAIEKMALPDVRVFTDIADPMSLLQVWAGARLAVLVDGAVVAEPVPGRVRCCALTDLASDGGLSSHTVDLARTHALGVTLDRVPDSVVVVMVEVADTGHGTELTPKVACAVPRAVNLAVREINRRSSTTRR; via the coding sequence GTGACCGCGCGCACCATCGTCGTTGGCCTGGGTAATCGCTTCCGACGCGACGACGCCGTCGGGATCCTGGCCGCCGAGGCGATCGAGAAAATGGCGTTGCCCGATGTTCGGGTGTTCACTGACATTGCCGATCCGATGAGCCTGCTTCAGGTGTGGGCCGGTGCCCGCCTGGCTGTGCTGGTCGACGGCGCCGTGGTGGCGGAGCCGGTTCCGGGTCGCGTGCGCTGCTGTGCGTTGACTGACCTGGCCAGCGACGGGGGATTGAGTTCGCACACCGTCGATCTCGCCCGCACGCACGCGCTTGGCGTCACGCTGGACCGGGTGCCCGACTCGGTCGTGGTCGTCATGGTCGAGGTAGCCGACACCGGGCACGGCACGGAGCTGACTCCGAAGGTGGCGTGTGCGGTGCCGCGTGCGGTCAATCTGGCTGTGCGCGAAATTAATCGACGATCATCGACTACGCGGCGCTAG
- a CDS encoding Ni/Fe hydrogenase subunit alpha, whose product MSTRTLNVGTLARVEGEGALHVTVKDGALERVELNIYEPPRFFEAFLRGRAYTEPPDLTARICGICPVAYQFSACNAIEDACAVTLDDELVALRRLLYCGEWMHSHVLHIYLLHAPDFLGCPDIVAMSRQHAAAVERGLSLKKAGNELMEFVGGRAIHPINVRVGGFYSVPTKAELAPIAERLRRALDEALATVEWVSGFEFPELEIDHEFLALSTPGRYPIENGTIVRSAGRPFPVAEFTERVREKQVPHSSALQATLDGGRHLTGPLARYSLNSAVLSPIAAQAAVRAGLTGQCRNPFHSIVIRSVEVVYAIEEALRIIKEYQRPARPFVDVVARAGVGHGVSEAPRGLLYHRYRIGDDGLISAATIVPPTSQNQGAIEADLARVVSANLDIDDAALTLLCERVIRSYDPCISCATHFLTLTVRRR is encoded by the coding sequence GTGAGCACCCGAACCCTTAATGTCGGCACCCTGGCCCGGGTGGAAGGCGAAGGGGCACTGCACGTCACGGTGAAAGACGGCGCGCTGGAAAGGGTCGAGCTCAACATCTACGAACCGCCGCGGTTCTTCGAAGCATTCCTGCGCGGCCGCGCCTACACCGAACCACCCGACCTGACCGCACGGATCTGTGGAATTTGCCCGGTGGCTTATCAATTCAGCGCATGCAACGCCATCGAAGACGCCTGCGCGGTGACGCTGGACGACGAGCTGGTTGCGCTGCGGCGGTTGTTGTACTGCGGCGAGTGGATGCACAGCCACGTGTTGCACATCTACCTGCTGCACGCGCCGGATTTCCTCGGTTGCCCCGACATCGTCGCCATGTCCCGCCAGCACGCGGCCGCGGTTGAGCGTGGCCTGTCGCTGAAGAAGGCCGGCAACGAGCTGATGGAATTCGTCGGCGGGCGCGCGATACACCCGATCAACGTGCGTGTCGGCGGCTTCTATTCGGTGCCAACCAAAGCCGAACTCGCGCCGATCGCCGAACGGCTGCGCCGCGCCCTCGACGAAGCGCTGGCAACGGTCGAGTGGGTGTCGGGCTTCGAGTTCCCCGAACTCGAGATCGACCACGAGTTCTTGGCGCTCAGCACGCCCGGACGCTACCCGATCGAGAACGGCACCATCGTGCGCAGCGCCGGCAGGCCCTTCCCGGTGGCTGAATTCACCGAGCGGGTAAGGGAAAAGCAAGTGCCGCACTCTTCGGCGCTGCAGGCGACACTGGACGGTGGCCGCCACCTCACCGGGCCGCTGGCTCGCTATTCGCTGAACTCGGCGGTGCTGTCGCCGATCGCCGCTCAGGCCGCAGTTCGCGCCGGACTAACAGGCCAGTGCCGAAACCCATTCCACAGCATCGTTATTCGCTCCGTAGAAGTGGTATACGCGATCGAGGAAGCGTTGCGCATCATCAAGGAATACCAGCGCCCGGCACGCCCGTTCGTCGACGTGGTGGCCCGCGCCGGGGTGGGGCACGGTGTCAGTGAGGCGCCCCGCGGCCTGCTGTATCACCGCTACCGGATTGGTGATGACGGGCTGATCTCTGCGGCGACCATCGTGCCGCCCACCTCGCAGAACCAGGGCGCGATCGAAGCCGACCTGGCCCGCGTCGTGTCGGCCAATCTAGACATCGATGACGCGGCGCTGACCCTATTGTGCGAGAGGGTGATTCGCAGCTACGACCCGTGCATCTCGTGCGCCACCCACTTCTTGACCCTGACGGTGCGCCGCCGGTGA
- a CDS encoding oxidoreductase, protein MSPPKLAVWKFASCDGCQLTLLDCEDELLTLAGQVTIANFAEASSATVDGPYDVSLVEGSVTTPHDEQRIRDIRAQSRVLVAIGACATAGGVQALRNFADVAEFTSVVYARPDYIQTLATSTPASAHVEVDYQLHGCPIDRGQLLDTLSALLIGRKPRLPAKTVCTECKMRGVTCLVVADGTPCLGPVTHAGCGALCPKHHRGCFGCFGPSAAPQTATLIPLLRRDGMSDGDVDRVFSTFNVTSFAAERQPR, encoded by the coding sequence ATGAGCCCACCCAAACTGGCAGTATGGAAGTTCGCGTCCTGCGACGGTTGCCAGCTGACACTGCTGGATTGTGAAGACGAATTGCTCACCCTGGCCGGCCAAGTTACTATCGCCAACTTCGCCGAGGCGTCCAGCGCGACGGTGGACGGGCCGTACGACGTGTCGCTGGTCGAAGGCTCCGTCACCACACCGCACGACGAGCAGCGGATCCGCGACATCCGCGCGCAGTCGCGGGTGCTGGTCGCGATCGGCGCATGCGCGACTGCCGGGGGAGTTCAAGCGCTGCGCAACTTCGCTGACGTCGCTGAATTCACTTCGGTGGTCTACGCCCGACCCGACTACATCCAGACCTTGGCGACGTCGACTCCCGCCTCGGCCCACGTCGAGGTCGACTATCAGCTGCACGGCTGCCCGATCGACCGCGGACAATTACTCGACACCCTGTCCGCGCTGTTGATCGGCCGCAAACCCCGACTGCCCGCCAAGACGGTGTGCACCGAATGCAAGATGCGTGGCGTCACCTGCCTGGTCGTCGCCGACGGCACGCCGTGCCTGGGCCCGGTCACCCACGCTGGCTGCGGTGCGCTGTGCCCGAAGCATCATCGCGGTTGCTTCGGCTGTTTCGGGCCGTCTGCGGCGCCGCAGACCGCGACACTGATTCCGTTGTTGCGCCGCGACGGGATGTCCGACGGCGACGTGGATCGGGTGTTCTCGACCTTCAACGTGACCAGTTTTGCCGCCGAACGGCAACCGCGGTGA